GACCCAAGCGGAGACGTCCTCGGAATTGATGCCGGCTACAAGGCAACGATACTCCACTGCGTTGCCTTTAAGCCAATTACCTTCGACGAGATTGCCGTCAAGGGCATCGCAGAGGTTACGGTTGACGAGGTTAAGAGGGCGCTTGCAAAGGGGAAGAGGATTAGGCTCGTCGCGACAATCGAGAAGAAGGACGTTAGGGTCGCTCCGGAGGAGGTTTCAGGACCGCTCGCGGTTTCGAGCAACGAGAACGTTGCGTTAATAGAGAGCGACCTTCTGGGAGAGCTTCTCATCAAAGGAGCCGGCGCCGGGCTGAAGGAGACGGCGAGCGGGGTTGTGAGCGACCTCGTGAAGGCATCGCTGGGGCTTGGTGAGTAATCCAAACCTTTTTATTCCATTCTTCGAGGGTTCGCCAGGTGAAAGCATGGAGCACGTCATAGCGCTCCACCAGGTTTACGCCGAGCTGATATTCAGGGGCCTCAAAACGGTCGAGGTCAGGAAGAGGAAGGCCTTCGACGAGGGTGACCTAGTGTTCCTCTACATAGCGCGTGGAAACCCCTACGAGCTGAGGGACACGCTGAGGAGGCTCAACCTTCACGAGGAGCAGACGCTAACCCGGAGGGGGACAATAGCTGGAGGCTTCGAGGTCGGTGAGGTGATAAAGGCTGACCTCGAGACGCTCTGGGAGATGGCGAAGGATACGAGCGGTTTAACCCTCGTCCACGGCGAGAACGGGAAGAACTGGCTGGCCAACTACATCAAGGACTACGGCTACGTCTTTACCATCGAAAGGCCGTTTCTATTCAAGGAACCGATGAGCAGGGAGGAGATGAAGGAGCGCTACGG
The Thermococcus sp. 21S9 DNA segment above includes these coding regions:
- a CDS encoding ASCH domain-containing protein; this encodes MEHVIALHQVYAELIFRGLKTVEVRKRKAFDEGDLVFLYIARGNPYELRDTLRRLNLHEEQTLTRRGTIAGGFEVGEVIKADLETLWEMAKDTSGLTLVHGENGKNWLANYIKDYGYVFTIERPFLFKEPMSREEMKERYGIHVEGIIHLSRKTRKPWVRALIEDLLARDYFYP